From one Nycticebus coucang isolate mNycCou1 chromosome 14, mNycCou1.pri, whole genome shotgun sequence genomic stretch:
- the THRSP gene encoding thyroid hormone-inducible hepatic protein: MQVLTKRYPKNCLLTVMDRYSAEVRNMEQVVMIPSLLRGVQLSVHGGQAQADAPDLYAYFTMLKTIRVDVDHGLLPREEWQARVAGNEADEAENEAAETEETEDERASGELDLEAQFHMHFSSLHHILTHLILRAQEVTRKYQEMTGQFE; the protein is encoded by the coding sequence ATGCAGGTACTAACCAAGCGCTACCCCAAGAACTGCCTGCTGACCGTCATGGACCGGTATTCGGCGGAGGTGCGCAACATGGAGCAGGTGGTGATGATCCCCAGCCTCCTGAGGGGTGTGCAGCTGAGTGTCCATGGGGGCCAGGCCCAGGCTGATGCCCCTGATCTCTATGCCTACTTCACTATGCTCAAGACCATCCGTGTGGATGTGGACCATGGGCTGCTGCCACGGGAGGAGTGGCAGGCCAGGGTGGCAGGCAATGAAGCTGACGAGGCTGAGAATGAAGCTGCAGAGACAGAGGAGACTGAGGACGAGAGGGCCTCAGGGGAGCTGGACCTGGAGGCCCAATTCCACATGCACTTTTCCAGCCTCCATCACATCCTCACCCACCTCATCCTGAGAGCCCAGGAGGTGACAAGGAAATATCAGGAAATGACGGGACAGTTTGAGTAG